From Bacteroidales bacterium, the proteins below share one genomic window:
- a CDS encoding DUF1360 domain-containing protein codes for MKSEYFWNFIYTIIFLTLTSFLGYFLWQHQNFVTQLGVFDFIIISLASYRLTRLLIYDKVLNFVRDKIVNSTSEKGWIVSSRYFLTCPWCAGVWMSLFITSLYLYHDLGKFLAYILAVAGVASFIHITITLLGWVAEERKHTLKTLKKEEKLKRLKSSC; via the coding sequence ATGAAATCAGAATACTTTTGGAACTTTATATATACTATAATTTTTTTGACGTTGACATCTTTTTTAGGTTATTTTTTATGGCAACATCAAAACTTTGTTACACAATTAGGTGTATTTGACTTTATTATCATCTCGTTGGCATCGTATCGACTAACACGCTTACTTATTTATGACAAAGTTTTAAATTTTGTCCGCGATAAGATTGTGAATTCTACTTCAGAAAAAGGATGGATTGTTAGTTCTCGTTATTTTTTAACATGTCCCTGGTGTGCTGGCGTATGGATGTCGTTATTCATAACTTCGCTTTATTTATATCACGATTTAGGAAAATTTTTAGCCTATATATTGGCTGTAGCTGGAGTTGCTAGTTTTATACATATAACTATCACGCTTTTAGGCTGGGTTGCCGAAGAACGTAAACACACACTTAAAACACTAAAAAAAGAAGAAAAATTAAAACGATTAAAAAGTTCGTGTTGA